The Aythya fuligula isolate bAytFul2 chromosome 2, bAytFul2.pri, whole genome shotgun sequence genome contains a region encoding:
- the OSBPL1A gene encoding oxysterol-binding protein-related protein 1 isoform X2 yields the protein MDSKDTITSSVSEEKVCGSGESMSNGIKKHRTSLPSPMFSRNDFSIWSILRKCIGMELSKITMPVIFNEPLSFLQRLTEYMEHTYLIHKASSLSSTTERMQCVAAFAVSAVASQWERTGKPFNPLLGETYELIRDDLGFRLLSEQVSHHPPISAFYAEGLNNDFVFHGSIYPKLKFWGKSVEAEPKGTMTLELLEHNEAYTWTNPTCCVHNIIVGKLWIEQYGNVEITNHKTGEKCVLSFKPCGLFGKELHKVEGYIQDKSKKKLCALYGKWTECLYSVDPATFEAYKKNDKKNAEEKKSSKQVGNTEEPDEMPLPDSESVYVIPGSILLWKITPRPPNSAQMYNFTSFAMALNELDKEMESVIPKTDCRLRPDIRAMENGEIDLASEEKKRLEEKQRTARKNRSKSEEDWKTRWFHQGPNPYTGTQDWLYSGNYWDRNYFNLPDIY from the exons ATGGATTCGAAAGACACGATAACTTCAAGCGTGTCCGAAGAAAAGGTTTGTGGCAGCGGAGAGTCCATGTCGAACGGAATCAAAAAGCACAG AACAAGCTTGCCATCTCCaatgttttccagaaatgaCTTCAGTATTTGGAGTATCTTAAGAAAATGCATTGGAATG GAGTTGTCCAAGATCACAATGCCAGTTATATTCAACGAGCCCCTCAGCTTCCTTCAGCGACTTACAGAGTACATGGAGCACACATACCTCATCCACAAAGCCAGCTCGCTGTCTAGCACGACGGAGCGAATGCAG TGTGTAGCTGCCTTTGCTGTGTCTGCTGTAGCTTCACAGTGGGAACGTACGGGGAAGCCGTTCAACCCATTGCTTGGAGAGACGTATGAATTGATCAG AGATGATCTTGGATTTAGGCTTCTCTCAGAGCAAGTTAGCCATCATCCACCCATCAGTGCTTTCTATGCTGAAGGTTTAAATAACGACTTCGTGTTTCATGGATCAATTTATCCTAAACTCAAATTCTGGGGCAAGAGCGTGGAAGCGGAACCAAAAGGCACAATGACTTTGGAGCTCCTTGA ACACAATGAAGCCTACACATGGACAAATCCTACTTGCTGTGTACATAACATCATTGTGGGCAAACTTTGGATTGAGCAGTACGGAAATGTGGAAATAACTAACCACAA AACTGGCGAGAAGTGTGTACTAAGCTTCAAGCCCTGTGGCCTCTTTGGGAAGGAGTTGCACAAAGTTGAAGGATACATTCAGGACAAGAG caaaaagaaactTTGTGCACTGTATGGGAAGTGGACGGAGTGTCTGTACAGTGTTGACCCAGCTACTTTCGaagcttacaaaaaaaatgacaagaaaaatgcagaagagaagaaaagcagtaaaCAG GTGGGCAATACCGAGGAACCCGATGAGATGCCATTGCCAGATTCTGAGAGTGTGTATGTTATTCCTGGAAGTATTTTGCTATGGAAGATAACTCCAAGACCTCCAAATTCAGCACAG ATGTACAACTTCACTAGCTTTGCCATGGCTTTGAATGAGTTGGACAAAGAAATGGAGAGCGTCATTCCCAAAACTGACTGCCGGCTACGACCAGATATCAGAGCCATGGAAAACGGAGAGATAG ACCTAGCTagtgaggaaaagaagaggctagaagaaaagcaaaggaccGCCCGCAAAAATCGTTCAAAGTCAGAGGAAGACTGGAAGACAAG ATGGTTCCACCAAGGCCCCAACCCCTACACCGGTACACAGGACTGGCTTTACTCTGGCAACTACTGGGACAGAAACTACTTTAACTTGCCTGATATTTATTAA